The proteins below are encoded in one region of Alistipes indistinctus YIT 12060:
- a CDS encoding ParB/RepB/Spo0J family partition protein — protein MKAKQNETVAMLPVPITTVNPQTERRMDSTPCYEIPLELIDPNPNNPRKYFGDEELLQLAATIERHGVIQPVLVHPVKNGETGETRFMLVHGERRTRASMIAGKSTIPAFIREMPDDEIEALALLENLHRVDISEFELADAFRKMVYDENKEIAIVADQFGVSVTFVRNRILLLDLITELRDLFDDEAITISMALELCKYDEAIQMDVYENHLKANCAKGSWRPLKKAEFAKKMIETYSMVLDNYAFDKTACATCNYNAGRQMDLFGCADNCARCLNRECLLTKVNIHLFETILAEIEADPLLSVATRALVFNKEVAEWLRKSDVEIHKIDYSDRYFNAPMQPKVPLPNMYGTPEEYDAAQAQHQAALQTFESDSAEIAEKLSVGKLKRYLLIRDKDFMYVYENMEKSGTQTENPIATLKKQDEHNLELSRGNIIKNTVKLFQEQKVPVTDITETEEKYLYLAMLDSIHTKFIPTLGLKRLSEKAGDEDKIAVMNKLNARRKILIKRVFLMSALSVADPDSPRYALLEEFAQTFYPDQFIEIKQKYMEMYEKRHDTIQAKLAEISPENVSESLLDSASGNDRTDTETPVSDEQQPAPNEPTPSPESEENPAETTSENIPDEIPESDPMQELDDWQQILIEMEPEDDDPFETSMPTPPQDTGFATGTSIKDQPAA, from the coding sequence ATGAAGGCAAAACAGAACGAAACGGTAGCTATGCTTCCTGTACCCATTACGACTGTCAATCCCCAAACCGAGAGACGAATGGATAGTACCCCTTGTTATGAAATTCCATTGGAACTGATCGATCCGAATCCGAACAATCCGCGCAAGTATTTTGGCGACGAGGAATTGCTCCAACTGGCCGCAACGATCGAACGCCACGGTGTGATTCAACCCGTGCTCGTCCATCCGGTCAAAAACGGGGAGACCGGAGAGACACGTTTTATGCTCGTCCATGGCGAGAGGCGTACGAGGGCTTCGATGATTGCCGGGAAAAGCACGATACCCGCATTCATCAGGGAAATGCCTGACGATGAGATCGAAGCACTCGCTCTGCTCGAAAATCTCCATCGGGTCGATATTTCGGAATTCGAACTTGCGGATGCTTTTCGTAAAATGGTTTACGACGAGAACAAAGAGATTGCAATAGTGGCCGATCAGTTCGGAGTCAGCGTGACATTCGTCCGCAACCGTATTCTGCTGCTGGACCTGATAACAGAACTACGGGATTTGTTCGACGACGAAGCCATTACAATCTCGATGGCACTCGAGCTTTGCAAGTATGATGAAGCGATTCAGATGGATGTGTATGAAAATCATCTGAAAGCGAATTGCGCGAAGGGTAGTTGGCGACCGCTCAAGAAAGCCGAATTTGCCAAAAAAATGATCGAGACCTATTCGATGGTCTTGGATAACTACGCATTCGACAAAACTGCATGTGCCACTTGCAATTACAACGCCGGGCGTCAAATGGACCTGTTCGGTTGCGCCGATAACTGCGCCCGATGCCTCAATCGGGAATGTCTATTGACTAAAGTCAACATTCACCTGTTCGAAACGATTTTGGCCGAGATCGAAGCCGATCCGCTGCTGTCCGTAGCCACCCGGGCTCTCGTTTTCAATAAGGAGGTGGCCGAATGGCTCAGAAAGAGCGATGTCGAAATACACAAAATCGACTATTCCGACCGGTATTTCAATGCTCCGATGCAGCCGAAAGTGCCACTGCCAAATATGTACGGAACTCCTGAAGAATACGACGCGGCACAAGCCCAACATCAGGCGGCTCTCCAGACTTTCGAAAGCGATTCTGCTGAAATCGCGGAAAAGTTGTCGGTCGGAAAGCTGAAACGCTATCTGTTGATCCGTGACAAGGATTTCATGTATGTGTACGAGAATATGGAAAAAAGCGGCACACAAACCGAAAATCCGATAGCGACCCTCAAAAAACAAGACGAACACAATCTGGAACTTTCTCGCGGAAATATTATCAAAAACACGGTCAAGTTGTTTCAAGAGCAAAAAGTTCCCGTAACGGACATTACGGAAACGGAGGAAAAATACCTCTACTTGGCCATGCTGGACAGCATTCATACAAAGTTTATCCCGACTCTCGGTCTCAAACGTCTCAGCGAGAAAGCCGGAGACGAGGACAAGATAGCCGTCATGAACAAGCTGAATGCCCGGCGAAAAATACTTATTAAACGGGTTTTTCTGATGTCAGCTCTCAGCGTGGCAGATCCCGATTCTCCGAGATATGCGCTACTCGAAGAATTCGCCCAAACGTTTTATCCGGATCAATTTATCGAGATCAAACAAAAATACATGGAAATGTACGAAAAACGGCACGATACGATCCAAGCGAAACTGGCGGAAATCAGTCCGGAAAACGTATCCGAATCGTTGTTGGATTCTGCATCGGGAAATGACCGGACGGATACAGAAACACCTGTATCAGACGAACAGCAACCCGCTCCGAATGAACCGACACCATCGCCAGAATCAGAAGAAAACCCTGCCGAAACGACATCGGAAAACATACCGGATGAAATTCCCGAATCCGATCCGATGCAGGAACTGGATGACTGGCAACAGATTCTGATCGAAATGGAACCGGAGGATGACGATCCGTTCGAAACATCAATGCCAACACCCCCTCAAGATACCGGATTCGCAACCGGAACATCTATTAAGGACCAACCGGCAGCCTGA
- a CDS encoding MerR family transcriptional regulator, translating into MEQEQDNNEYVLMKRESVTQLLKKCYRANYMILVLEYVCTLKQVYLMLSAGEVCELLGMKPEQLTDCRKRKWVKATAQVNGHYLYKAYDVAVLAERLKRRKLLRTLSKIPNMPLSGE; encoded by the coding sequence ATGGAACAGGAACAAGACAACAATGAGTATGTGCTGATGAAACGGGAATCGGTCACGCAACTACTAAAAAAATGCTATCGCGCCAACTACATGATACTCGTGTTGGAGTATGTATGCACCTTAAAACAAGTCTATCTGATGCTTTCAGCCGGCGAAGTCTGCGAATTGCTGGGAATGAAACCGGAACAACTGACAGACTGTCGCAAACGGAAATGGGTGAAAGCCACCGCACAGGTTAACGGTCACTATCTGTACAAGGCTTATGATGTGGCTGTTCTGGCAGAAAGGCTCAAGCGGCGTAAGCTGTTAAGGACATTGAGTAAGATACCGAATATGCCCTTATCAGGCGAGTAA
- a CDS encoding helix-turn-helix domain-containing protein gives METSTDNTQETLNQIIDILHVIQQDVRDIKSGHNTIDGQRILEFAEVCDMLRMGERQVRRYRERGALKGFLLDNRRMYWEAEVREFLKKQSGEANKI, from the coding sequence ATGGAAACCAGCACGGACAATACCCAGGAGACCCTGAACCAAATAATAGACATTTTGCACGTCATCCAGCAGGATGTGCGTGATATTAAATCCGGTCACAACACAATCGACGGCCAGCGGATATTAGAATTTGCCGAAGTCTGTGACATGCTCCGAATGGGAGAAAGACAAGTCCGTCGCTATCGGGAACGCGGTGCACTCAAAGGGTTTCTATTGGATAACAGACGCATGTATTGGGAAGCGGAAGTCCGGGAATTCCTTAAAAAACAATCAGGAGAAGCAAACAAAATCTGA
- a CDS encoding RteC domain-containing protein — MLSLLDIEIDILANSPHYTPPLGEIGFHNTDNSFPFHWTASARDLVELIYALFYCNCFDNGKVTIHDLAVFLGRTFGIEINSIYHIFSKARLRKKERAPFIKNLYEKLIGKMDEMDG, encoded by the coding sequence GTGCTGTCCCTGTTGGATATTGAGATTGACATTTTGGCAAACTCCCCTCATTACACACCTCCGTTGGGGGAAATAGGATTCCATAACACCGACAATTCTTTCCCGTTTCATTGGACAGCATCAGCCAGGGATTTAGTCGAGCTGATCTATGCTCTCTTTTACTGCAACTGTTTCGACAACGGCAAGGTCACAATTCATGATCTTGCCGTTTTCTTAGGCCGAACATTCGGCATCGAAATCAACAGTATATACCATATTTTCTCCAAAGCCAGACTGCGGAAAAAAGAGCGAGCACCGTTCATCAAGAATTTGTATGAAAAGCTGATCGGGAAAATGGATGAAATGGATGGATAG
- a CDS encoding helix-turn-helix domain-containing protein — MVSAGRIPYHKAGHSLRFDPDELNDWIKKG, encoded by the coding sequence ATGGTATCTGCCGGCCGGATTCCTTATCATAAAGCAGGTCATTCATTACGTTTTGATCCCGATGAATTAAATGACTGGATAAAAAAAGGTTAA
- a CDS encoding tyrosine-type recombinase/integrase: MPDNNTYTATSYVRMDLRYERQKDHTYPIILVVYHNYVKRKYKTSFRATKEEWELSQSLKKSKIPKIKLLKSQLKEIENESDRIIETISDNFSFDKFEKLYLGDKAESVKNQQDVYNGFQNKIDESNDLGKFGTAGIYKDAMICLKKRHKILKYGDITYQFLKELEHFMLSHKYSISTVALYMRCLRHIYKRAIRAKLILKKQFPFGKSDDDEEKYIIPSPEDNKRALDEKDLIKILNYQPTWESEAKAFALWRFCFFCNGMNAVDAFNLKYEQFNNGFLDYVRQKTASTTKQRMTIHIYHSSAIQNIVDEWGNQDRRPDNYVFDIFNQKQTPKEQFDTRKRYIRVINDRMQDIAKKLGITAQITTMVARHTWATTLMRRGLSTTFIQKGFGHTSITTTEKYLGDFTTDQKKDAAIMLANLIK, encoded by the coding sequence ATGCCTGACAACAATACATATACAGCCACATCTTATGTCCGTATGGATTTGAGATATGAGAGGCAGAAAGACCATACTTATCCTATCATTTTAGTTGTCTATCACAATTACGTCAAAAGGAAGTATAAAACATCTTTCCGCGCAACCAAAGAAGAATGGGAATTGAGTCAGTCTTTAAAAAAGAGTAAAATTCCAAAAATTAAATTACTGAAAAGCCAGTTAAAAGAAATTGAAAATGAGTCTGATAGAATAATCGAAACAATAAGCGACAATTTTTCGTTCGATAAATTTGAGAAATTGTATCTGGGAGACAAAGCCGAATCAGTCAAGAACCAGCAAGACGTTTATAATGGATTTCAAAATAAAATTGATGAAAGCAATGATTTAGGAAAATTCGGAACAGCAGGCATCTATAAAGATGCTATGATTTGCCTGAAAAAAAGACATAAAATCCTAAAATACGGAGATATAACATATCAATTCCTTAAAGAACTTGAGCACTTTATGCTCTCTCACAAATATTCAATATCTACTGTTGCGCTTTATATGCGGTGTTTAAGACACATATACAAAAGGGCAATCAGAGCAAAGCTAATTCTAAAAAAGCAATTCCCTTTCGGTAAAAGTGACGACGACGAAGAAAAGTATATTATTCCTTCCCCAGAGGATAATAAGCGGGCATTGGATGAAAAAGACCTCATAAAGATATTGAATTATCAACCGACATGGGAAAGTGAGGCCAAAGCCTTTGCATTATGGCGATTCTGTTTCTTTTGCAATGGCATGAATGCCGTTGATGCGTTCAATCTCAAATATGAACAATTTAATAATGGATTTCTTGATTATGTTCGTCAAAAAACCGCATCGACTACAAAACAACGGATGACTATTCATATTTATCATTCATCCGCAATTCAGAATATCGTGGATGAATGGGGAAATCAAGATCGTAGACCGGATAACTATGTTTTCGACATTTTCAATCAGAAACAAACCCCCAAAGAACAGTTTGATACGCGAAAACGGTATATCCGTGTAATAAATGACAGGATGCAGGATATAGCAAAAAAGTTAGGAATTACAGCACAGATCACAACGATGGTTGCTCGGCATACATGGGCAACAACTCTCATGCGTAGAGGTTTATCAACGACTTTTATCCAAAAGGGATTCGGTCACACCTCTATTACCACTACAGAGAAATATTTAGGCGATTTCACCACAGATCAAAAAAAGGATGCTGCAATAATGCTTGCGAACCTCATAAAATAA